One Owenweeksia hongkongensis DSM 17368 genomic region harbors:
- a CDS encoding DUF2911 domain-containing protein, with amino-acid sequence MKKLFLSLAFVGTMISVNAQELPQPSPKSTLQQRVGLTDITIDYSRPSAKDRAVFTDVVTPGKLWRTGANMNTTIEVSSPVVIEGQTLEAGTYSIFTIPNADKWTVIFNKKTDHGGTSGYTEDNDVLRVEAKVAPIKQPVETFTIDVNDIRTESASLVFTWQNTRVSVPFTVEVKSIASSNIEKALNEAEEADKWKVYRNAANYYHNNNMEGAKALEYINKSIEGKSDSWYSYWLKAEILAAKEDYKGAVKAAKESIKVGEEGAKESGASFDYTAMIEDGINDWNSKK; translated from the coding sequence ATGAAAAAACTGTTTTTATCCCTAGCATTTGTCGGAACTATGATTTCTGTAAATGCTCAAGAATTACCACAGCCAAGCCCAAAATCTACATTACAACAAAGAGTTGGCTTGACTGATATTACCATTGATTATAGCCGACCAAGCGCCAAAGATCGTGCGGTGTTTACTGATGTAGTAACTCCTGGTAAACTTTGGAGAACTGGAGCCAACATGAATACTACCATTGAAGTTTCTTCGCCAGTAGTTATTGAAGGACAGACTCTAGAAGCTGGTACTTATTCGATTTTCACTATTCCTAATGCGGATAAGTGGACTGTTATTTTCAATAAGAAGACGGATCACGGTGGTACTTCAGGATATACTGAAGACAATGATGTTCTTCGTGTTGAAGCTAAAGTTGCTCCAATTAAGCAGCCTGTAGAAACCTTTACAATTGATGTAAATGACATTCGCACAGAATCAGCAAGCCTGGTATTTACATGGCAAAATACTCGCGTTTCTGTTCCATTTACTGTAGAGGTAAAATCTATTGCTAGCAGTAATATTGAAAAAGCTTTGAACGAAGCTGAAGAAGCTGATAAGTGGAAAGTATATCGCAATGCTGCAAACTACTACCACAATAACAATATGGAAGGAGCAAAAGCTTTGGAATATATCAATAAGTCAATTGAAGGAAAATCTGATAGCTGGTATAGCTACTGGTTGAAAGCTGAAATTCTTGCCGCCAAAGAAGATTATAAAGGTGCTGTAAAAGCTGCCAAAGAATCAATCAAAGTAGGTGAAGAAGGTGCTAAAGAAAGTGGTGCAAGTTTTGATTACACCGCAATGATTGAAGATGGAATTAACGATTGGAACTCCAAAAAGTAA
- the pdxH gene encoding pyridoxamine 5'-phosphate oxidase, giving the protein MSKELQNTRKDYTQSILDEHHVSNNPVEQFARWYSEYITTQAIDPNAMTLSTINSAGKPTSRIVLLKGITKGGFEFYTNYESNKGKEMESNPWVCLNFFWPELERQVRIEGKVEKVSAEESDAYFNSRPLGSRVGAWASPQSQVLESREVLEERLRKYALEMTEDVTRPPHWGGYRVIPNLIEFWQGRASRLHDRLRYTLQENGQWQINRLAP; this is encoded by the coding sequence ATGAGCAAAGAATTGCAAAACACCCGCAAAGACTACACCCAAAGTATACTTGATGAACACCACGTTTCTAATAACCCTGTGGAGCAGTTTGCAAGATGGTATAGTGAATATATTACAACTCAGGCTATTGACCCTAATGCTATGACATTAAGTACGATAAATTCAGCTGGAAAGCCTACTTCGAGAATTGTGCTATTAAAGGGAATTACCAAAGGTGGCTTTGAGTTTTACACAAATTATGAGAGTAATAAGGGGAAGGAAATGGAGAGTAACCCGTGGGTGTGTCTAAATTTCTTTTGGCCTGAGCTGGAAAGGCAAGTAAGAATAGAAGGTAAAGTAGAGAAGGTTTCTGCGGAAGAATCAGATGCTTACTTTAATTCTCGACCGTTGGGCAGCAGAGTGGGAGCGTGGGCTTCACCTCAAAGCCAGGTATTAGAAAGCCGTGAGGTACTGGAAGAACGCTTGAGAAAATATGCTTTGGAAATGACCGAAGATGTAACCCGTCCGCCACATTGGGGTGGATATCGTGTAATCCCAAATCTTATTGAGTTTTGGCAAGGAAGAGCAAGCAGGCTGCATGATAGGCTCCGTTATACCTTACAAGAAAATGGCCAATGGCAAATTAATCGACTAGCCCCATAA
- a CDS encoding YqgE/AlgH family protein, translating to MPNVLNKPQKGSLLVAEPFLGDTNFDRTVVLLTEHNEEGSVGFVINKPLELTLDEVVIGFPSFESRIYHGGPVQQDSLFFLHNKGNLIPGGELIKDDLYWGGDLEPLKEMIKLGLIDQENIRFFLGYSGWGGGQLDLEIDEKSWLVLEHETIDMFKDTPSEMWKNIMMGVGGSYPLWANSPMDPNLN from the coding sequence ATGCCCAATGTATTGAACAAACCGCAAAAAGGTAGCCTGCTGGTAGCCGAGCCATTTCTTGGAGATACAAATTTCGACCGTACAGTAGTTTTGCTTACCGAGCATAACGAAGAAGGTTCAGTCGGCTTTGTGATAAATAAACCACTGGAACTTACCTTGGATGAAGTGGTAATTGGGTTCCCTTCTTTTGAGTCCAGGATTTATCATGGAGGGCCAGTACAACAGGACTCATTATTCTTTTTGCATAATAAGGGAAACCTTATACCGGGTGGAGAACTCATCAAAGATGATCTTTACTGGGGTGGCGATTTGGAGCCTCTTAAAGAGATGATTAAACTCGGGCTCATTGATCAGGAAAATATACGCTTTTTCTTAGGCTACAGTGGCTGGGGTGGTGGCCAGCTAGATTTAGAAATTGACGAAAAATCCTGGTTGGTGCTAGAACATGAAACTATCGACATGTTTAAGGATACTCCTTCCGAAATGTGGAAAAACATTATGATGGGTGTAGGAGGAAGTTATCCGCTTTGGGCCAATAGCCCTATGGATCCTAATTTAAATTAA
- a CDS encoding aminotransferase class IV, translating to MIYNYNGDFIDANKITLGVADRAFQYGDSVFESMKFANGRINFWEDHYFRLMSSMRILRMEIPMDFSPEYLEEQIRNTLTENKLSEKAARIRFQVIRKEGGLYTPNSNDVNFLISVSEQENATYTLNEKGLKVDLFKDYYKQKSLLSNIKSGSAVLYTVASIFKKENALDECLLLNDDKMVAEAISANVFVVKGKEIFTPPLTDGCLKGVMRKQVLEILPKMGYEVTEKSISPFDLQKADELFLTNASKGIQWVEKYRKKTFVNDVSQALIGRLNIKVALA from the coding sequence ATGATTTACAATTATAATGGGGATTTTATTGATGCCAACAAGATCACACTAGGTGTAGCCGATAGGGCTTTTCAGTATGGCGATAGTGTTTTTGAATCAATGAAATTTGCCAACGGCCGCATCAACTTTTGGGAAGATCATTACTTTCGATTGATGAGCAGCATGCGTATTCTCCGTATGGAAATACCTATGGACTTTTCTCCTGAATATCTAGAGGAACAAATCCGAAATACCTTGACTGAGAATAAGCTTTCGGAAAAAGCCGCTCGTATAAGATTCCAGGTAATAAGAAAGGAGGGAGGTTTATACACTCCAAATTCTAACGATGTAAATTTCCTTATTTCAGTAAGCGAACAGGAAAACGCCACTTATACATTAAATGAAAAAGGGTTGAAAGTAGATCTATTCAAAGATTATTACAAGCAGAAGAGTCTCCTATCCAACATCAAGTCAGGTTCAGCTGTTCTTTATACGGTCGCATCTATTTTTAAGAAAGAAAATGCACTGGACGAGTGTCTATTGCTGAATGATGATAAAATGGTTGCTGAAGCTATTTCAGCTAATGTATTTGTGGTAAAAGGAAAAGAAATTTTCACTCCTCCACTTACTGATGGTTGTTTGAAAGGAGTAATGCGTAAGCAGGTTTTGGAAATACTTCCCAAGATGGGTTATGAAGTTACTGAAAAAAGCATCTCTCCATTTGATCTTCAAAAAGCTGATGAACTATTTCTTACCAATGCTAGCAAAGGAATTCAATGGGTAGAGAAGTATCGCAAAAAGACATTTGTAAATGATGTGAGCCAAGCCTTGATTGGCAGACTAAATATTAAAGTAGCGCTTGCTTAA